One genomic window of Camelina sativa cultivar DH55 chromosome 5, Cs, whole genome shotgun sequence includes the following:
- the LOC104789561 gene encoding transcription factor MYB114-like, whose translation MERSSKGLKKGAWTPEEDSLLRQCIDKYGEGKWHQVPLRAGLNRCRKSCRLRWVNYLNPNINRGEFTSDEIDLLLRLHKLLGNRWSLIAGRLPGRTANDVKNYWNTNLAKQLDSRFRSKMRNSEGTCSAATPAQKHTVIRPRPRFFSNNNWSISVNDLSEVGIGEVISTKYGSITSNKDDEKCDFVNNLTDGESMWRKRLLEENQEEDAVGNVGNTIDEEGDSSSIDSMSSTFEKLESLFNI comes from the exons ATGGAGAGATCGTCCAAAGGGTTAAAAAAAGGTGCATGGACCCCCGAAGAAGATAGTCTTTTGAGGCAATGCATTGATAAGTATGGGGAAGGAAAATGGCATCAAGTTCCTCTACGTGCtg GGTTAAACCGATGCAGGAAGAGCTGCAGATTAAGATGGGTGAACTACTTGAATCCCAATATCAACAGAGGAGAATTTACTTCTGACGAAATTGatcttctccttcgtcttcaTAAGCTTCTGGGAAACAG GTGGTCATTGATTGCTGGTAGATTGCCTGGTCGGACCGCTAATGATGTCAAGAATTACTGGAACACCAATTTGGCTAAGCAGCTAGATTCGCGTTTTAGGAGCAAAATGAGAAATAGTGAAGGTACTTGCTCAGCTGCAACACCAGCCCAAAAACACACTGTTATAAGGCCTCGACCTCGATTCTTCTCCAACAACAATTGGTCCATCTCGGTTAATGATCTGTCCGAAGTTGGCATCGGCGAAGTTATCAGCACCAAATATGGTAGTATCACAAGTAACAAAGACGACGAGAAATGTGATTTTGTCAACAATCTAACTGATGGAGAGAGTATGTGGCGGAAGAGATTGCTTGAAGAGAACCAAGAGGAAGATGCAGTGGGTAATGTAGGTAATACAATTGACGAGGAGGGAGACAGTTCTTCGATTGATTCAATGTCTTCAACATTTGAGAAACTTGAGAGTCTGTTCAATATATAG